In Candidatus Hydrogenedentota bacterium, a single window of DNA contains:
- the pilM gene encoding pilus assembly protein PilM, producing the protein MFFTTKVAAIEFEGNTVRIVVVKVGGRSPVLLELYEAVAEYEAPEQRFDALVKTVDAVAGRLRSHPAAFVLCAPTMYSIVRTLRVGLKGRRRVAAAVPFELEPYLAFPIDDLLVDFTTVSERGSETEVLAVGSRRELLDEQLAILQAAGVEAEAVGLDAAGLTALWQAGRRGLKGLNAMLHVREQSAILAVTHNKTLAYFRHIARTASQLREDPACMVREVQNTLRGFLAEWRGGGEITELHVTGLTLDDEQRTRLEEALRMPVRDTVLLARLKGHEAALDPEGCLAADNVWEAAIGVAVGAAGGRSAFDFKRFERDWRGAIRGIVAHTVFSACLALVALVGWTYYCYQGTARNGVLADELRRQTAVISDEVTQLQQQGLPNVPDHIMQLYRDPSLLDLLAEISEKMPGNEISIYEMRISQPGQGKTWITIRGEAPDVGTFNAALERLKQSEALEIEREPSVRMENTATFEISIQRKEGGGNA; encoded by the coding sequence ATGTTCTTTACGACGAAAGTGGCGGCGATAGAGTTCGAAGGCAATACCGTCCGCATCGTGGTGGTGAAAGTCGGAGGCCGGTCGCCTGTACTGCTCGAACTCTACGAAGCGGTGGCCGAGTACGAGGCGCCGGAACAGCGCTTTGACGCGCTGGTGAAAACGGTGGACGCCGTGGCAGGGCGCTTGCGTTCCCACCCCGCGGCGTTCGTGCTGTGTGCTCCGACCATGTACAGCATCGTGCGCACGCTCCGCGTCGGGCTCAAGGGCCGCAGGCGCGTCGCGGCGGCCGTGCCGTTTGAACTTGAACCTTATCTCGCGTTTCCCATCGACGACTTGCTGGTCGACTTCACGACTGTCTCCGAGCGCGGCAGCGAGACCGAGGTGCTGGCCGTTGGCTCGCGGCGCGAATTGCTGGATGAGCAACTGGCCATCCTGCAGGCGGCTGGCGTCGAAGCCGAAGCCGTCGGTCTGGACGCGGCCGGCCTGACGGCGCTATGGCAGGCCGGGCGGAGGGGGCTGAAGGGCTTGAATGCCATGCTGCACGTGCGAGAGCAGAGTGCTATCCTCGCCGTTACGCACAACAAGACGCTGGCGTATTTCCGGCACATTGCCAGGACCGCCAGCCAGCTTCGCGAGGACCCGGCGTGCATGGTCCGCGAGGTCCAGAACACGTTGCGCGGTTTCCTGGCCGAGTGGCGCGGCGGCGGCGAAATCACGGAATTGCACGTCACCGGGCTGACACTCGACGACGAACAGCGGACGCGCCTCGAAGAAGCGCTGCGCATGCCGGTGCGCGACACCGTGCTGCTCGCCCGGCTCAAGGGGCATGAGGCTGCCTTGGACCCGGAGGGCTGCCTCGCCGCGGACAATGTCTGGGAGGCGGCCATCGGCGTGGCCGTTGGCGCGGCGGGCGGGCGCAGCGCGTTCGACTTCAAGCGCTTCGAGCGCGACTGGCGCGGCGCCATCCGCGGCATTGTGGCGCATACCGTGTTCTCCGCCTGTCTTGCCTTGGTGGCGCTGGTCGGCTGGACGTATTACTGCTACCAAGGCACCGCGAGGAATGGGGTATTGGCGGACGAACTGCGCCGGCAGACCGCTGTGATCAGCGATGAAGTCACTCAGTTGCAGCAGCAGGGGTTGCCTAATGTGCCCGACCACATCATGCAGCTCTATCGCGACCCGTCGCTCCTGGATTTGCTGGCGGAAATCAGCGAGAAGATGCCCGGCAATGAGATCTCGATTTACGAAATGCGCATCAGCCAGCCCGGCCAGGGCAAGACGTGGATTACCATCCGCGGTGAGGCACCCGACGTAGGCACATTCAATGCGGCCCTTGAACGGTTGAAGCAGTCGGAGGCGCTCGAAATCGAGCGGGAGCCGTCCGTGCGCATGGAAAACACGGCCACCTTCGAGATCAGCATCCAGCGCAAGGAGGGCGGCGGCAATGCGTAA
- a CDS encoding general secretion pathway protein GspK has product MKKHTAEMRRGVALMLALVFIVVLTALVVEFTYDAQVDASLAISGDNRFQAFVAAKSAVAEGMALLAADLLESAGASQQAAGARGTTAQPRATPQATTTQQGQLGTAMLPPGEYDSYFDGVPWADGAPIKPMNDAVMRTTISDEFGKINLNALLVMNEGGTPEENERLVQALRDFFLLRDPELETDPVDAILDWLDYGDNDEERPEGAEDDYYQSLEIPYPCKNGPMDSIEELLLIKGITPELYYGDPNQEQTGTDRPEHVQEMEAAEGEEAYKILPLSEYLTVHGDWEGKVNVNTAEYDVLLSVLTACAESEGGTSFSPELVAEQIFEYQYNEQPITSVSELSSLFPQQRRGRTRTGVVPVPQAGQKAGTGSFLSPGQPATGPLTPGQPGTGGQARASTGQTSEEIFRVDSNVFRIYGDGMLDDALVRIEAYVWRTPFDPGALQGGGTTDPFRILDWRVIQ; this is encoded by the coding sequence GTGAAGAAACACACTGCGGAAATGCGGCGCGGCGTCGCCCTGATGCTCGCCCTCGTGTTCATCGTCGTGTTGACCGCGCTGGTGGTCGAGTTCACCTATGACGCACAGGTGGATGCTTCGCTCGCGATCAGCGGCGATAACCGGTTCCAGGCCTTCGTCGCGGCGAAATCCGCCGTTGCCGAGGGCATGGCGCTCCTTGCCGCCGACCTGCTCGAAAGCGCGGGGGCAAGCCAGCAGGCCGCGGGCGCGCGCGGCACGACGGCGCAGCCGCGCGCAACGCCGCAGGCAACCACCACGCAGCAGGGCCAGTTGGGCACCGCCATGCTGCCGCCGGGCGAATACGACAGCTACTTCGACGGCGTGCCGTGGGCGGACGGGGCGCCGATCAAGCCCATGAACGACGCGGTCATGCGAACCACCATCTCCGACGAATTCGGCAAGATCAATCTCAACGCGCTTCTGGTCATGAATGAGGGCGGGACGCCCGAGGAGAACGAGCGGCTCGTGCAGGCGCTGCGCGACTTCTTCCTGCTGCGTGACCCCGAACTCGAAACCGACCCCGTCGATGCCATCCTGGATTGGCTCGATTACGGCGACAACGACGAAGAGCGCCCGGAAGGCGCGGAAGACGACTACTACCAGAGCCTGGAGATTCCCTACCCCTGCAAGAACGGGCCCATGGACAGCATCGAGGAGTTGCTCTTGATCAAGGGGATCACGCCCGAGTTATATTACGGTGACCCAAACCAGGAACAGACGGGCACGGACAGACCGGAGCACGTCCAGGAAATGGAGGCGGCCGAAGGAGAGGAAGCCTACAAAATCCTGCCTCTGAGCGAGTATCTGACCGTGCACGGCGACTGGGAAGGTAAAGTGAACGTTAACACGGCGGAGTACGACGTGTTGCTTTCGGTGCTCACGGCCTGTGCCGAGTCCGAAGGCGGCACGAGTTTCTCGCCCGAACTGGTGGCTGAGCAGATTTTCGAGTATCAGTACAACGAGCAGCCAATCACGAGCGTGTCCGAACTGAGCAGCCTGTTTCCACAGCAGCGGCGCGGCAGGACACGCACGGGGGTTGTCCCCGTGCCGCAGGCCGGCCAGAAAGCGGGAACGGGTTCGTTCCTGAGCCCGGGGCAGCCGGCGACCGGCCCTCTGACGCCGGGTCAGCCGGGCACGGGTGGGCAGGCGCGCGCCAGTACGGGCCAGACTTCGGAAGAGATATTCCGCGTGGACAGCAACGTGTTTCGCATTTACGGCGACGGCATGCTCGATGACGCCCTGGTTCGGATTGAGGCGTACGTGTGGCGCACGCCGTTCGACCCGGGAGCACTTCAGGGCGGCGGGACTACGGACCCGTTTCGCATCCTGGATTGGCGAGTGATTCAATAG
- a CDS encoding prepilin-type N-terminal cleavage/methylation domain-containing protein, whose protein sequence is MRHHGARGFTLIEVMAALAILGMSLFILLQAHFSALKLYDTAGSETLIRELLQRTMNHAELQVLAGTLAEEGDFGMRYPEYTWSFEASLVGEDELVQLYEVNVSVRAPDGEERLISFLTYNPSAEVQEESAR, encoded by the coding sequence ATGAGACACCACGGCGCCAGAGGTTTCACGCTCATCGAGGTCATGGCCGCGCTGGCCATTCTCGGCATGAGCCTGTTCATCCTGCTGCAGGCGCATTTCAGCGCGCTCAAGCTCTATGACACGGCGGGCAGTGAGACCCTGATCCGGGAACTGCTCCAACGCACCATGAACCACGCGGAGCTGCAGGTGCTCGCCGGAACGCTCGCGGAGGAAGGCGATTTCGGGATGCGGTACCCCGAATACACCTGGTCGTTCGAGGCGTCGCTCGTCGGCGAGGACGAACTCGTCCAATTGTATGAAGTAAACGTTTCCGTGCGCGCGCCGGACGGCGAGGAACGGCTGATTTCGTTCCTGACCTACAATCCCAGCGCCGAGGTTCAGGAGGAATCGGCCCGATGA
- a CDS encoding prepilin-type N-terminal cleavage/methylation domain-containing protein gives MTARAHKPRRGFTLLELLVAISILSVIVSIIYVSFSSVTRASDVARGVAENIRLHQFLLRNFNQTIPCLHADAAVTVQAYQVLGEDLTGPGGPADKLRFCSAAPLSGSQSLPGVMKVVTFQVVEESAEEGTGLTGIETEESSEWTDEPAIALEYSETPLTVDMTLEEDDMLESSESGQQEYASWRVPVSSFDALYFDGEEWVTSWNSMDSGLIPWAVKIRINFSKSEADWNAEQAAGISPEEDPDFEMTYVLPAGAGTREPFLELNPAAAAQAEQDLFRREETTKP, from the coding sequence ATGACCGCCCGGGCGCACAAACCCCGGCGCGGGTTCACCCTGCTCGAACTGCTGGTGGCCATCTCGATCCTGAGCGTCATCGTCTCGATCATCTACGTCAGTTTCAGCAGCGTGACGCGCGCGTCCGATGTGGCCCGCGGCGTCGCCGAGAATATCCGGCTGCATCAGTTTCTGCTGCGCAACTTCAACCAGACCATTCCCTGCCTGCACGCGGACGCGGCCGTTACCGTGCAGGCCTATCAGGTGCTGGGCGAGGACCTGACCGGCCCCGGCGGCCCCGCCGACAAGCTGCGTTTCTGTTCGGCGGCGCCGTTGAGCGGCAGCCAATCGCTGCCCGGCGTCATGAAGGTGGTCACTTTCCAGGTCGTGGAGGAGAGCGCGGAGGAGGGCACCGGCCTGACCGGGATTGAAACGGAAGAATCTTCGGAATGGACGGACGAACCGGCCATCGCGCTGGAGTACAGCGAAACCCCGCTTACGGTGGACATGACGCTCGAGGAAGACGACATGCTCGAATCGTCCGAGTCGGGGCAGCAGGAATACGCGAGCTGGCGCGTGCCGGTCAGTTCGTTCGACGCGCTCTATTTCGACGGCGAGGAGTGGGTCACGAGCTGGAATTCCATGGATTCGGGCCTGATTCCGTGGGCGGTCAAGATTCGCATCAACTTCAGCAAGTCCGAGGCGGATTGGAACGCGGAGCAGGCCGCCGGGATCAGCCCCGAGGAAGACCCTGATTTCGAAATGACCTACGTGCTGCCCGCGGGCGCGGGCACGCGCGAGCCTTTCCTCGAATTGAACCCGGCCGCCGCGGCCCAGGCGGAACAGGACCTCTTCCGGCGCGAGGAGACGACGAAACCGTGA